From Haloarcula sp. CBA1127, a single genomic window includes:
- the uvsE gene encoding UV DNA damage repair endonuclease UvsE, translating into MLGYAAMNRTLRERDPPRRCNRDMQKKTWESEGIEYAATLAAQNFEDLREILLWNRDHGINFYRCSSKLVPWNSQFDITALPNYERVQSLAAECGALVQDNDMRLTFHPSHWCKLASESDDTVARSVESVEHHGRWLDLMGLPRSPRYAINVHIGAHYGDKAATANRFCDVVSDLAPRARDRLTVENDDAESLWSVQELVTDVASQVDIPVTFDYHHHSFTDRGLTYRAGFNLARETWDGVWPITHYSEPARLRPDSDASPQAHADHVAAVPTWLTEQSDVMIESHGKERSLFRLRAADTDRAPSPE; encoded by the coding sequence ATGCTGGGCTACGCGGCGATGAACCGGACGCTCCGAGAGCGTGACCCGCCTCGCCGGTGCAATCGCGACATGCAGAAGAAGACCTGGGAATCCGAGGGTATCGAGTACGCGGCCACGCTCGCTGCGCAGAACTTCGAGGACCTGCGCGAGATTCTGCTGTGGAATCGCGACCACGGCATCAACTTCTATCGCTGTAGCTCCAAACTCGTCCCGTGGAACTCACAGTTCGACATTACTGCCCTGCCGAACTACGAGCGGGTCCAGTCACTGGCAGCGGAGTGTGGCGCGCTCGTACAGGACAACGATATGCGCCTGACCTTTCACCCGAGCCACTGGTGCAAGCTGGCGAGTGAGTCCGACGACACCGTCGCTCGCTCCGTCGAGTCGGTCGAACACCACGGCCGCTGGCTAGACCTGATGGGGCTCCCGCGGTCGCCGCGGTACGCGATTAACGTCCATATCGGCGCTCATTACGGTGACAAGGCGGCGACAGCCAACCGGTTCTGCGATGTCGTCAGCGACCTTGCGCCGCGGGCTCGCGACCGGCTGACTGTCGAAAACGACGACGCCGAGTCGCTGTGGAGCGTCCAGGAACTCGTCACGGACGTCGCCAGTCAAGTCGATATTCCCGTGACGTTCGATTATCACCATCACAGCTTCACTGACCGCGGGCTCACCTATCGTGCGGGGTTCAACCTGGCACGGGAAACGTGGGATGGCGTCTGGCCAATCACACATTACTCGGAGCCGGCGCGCCTCCGGCCAGACAGCGATGCGAGCCCACAGGCACACGCTGACCACGTCGCTGCTGTCCCGACATGGCTCACCGAACAATCGGACGTGATGATTGAATCCCACGGCAAGGAGCGGTCGTTGTTTCGCCTGCGAGCGGCCGACACCGACCGTGCGCCAAGCCCGGAGTGA